From Pseudoalteromonas sp. R3, one genomic window encodes:
- the folP gene encoding dihydropteroate synthase, with protein sequence MLQLKLPRGRRLDLTMPRIMGIVNVTPDSFSDGGKYSQSDSAVNHGLILLEQGADILDIGGESTRPGAPDVSLEQELSRVIPVIEGLRAQSDCIISIDTSKAEVMAAAIEAGADIINDVRALQTPGALEVAARYDSVAVCLMHMQGQPRTMQIAPTYQDLFEDIRSFFESRITSCEEAGVARERLIIDPGFGFGKTLEHNFSLLGQLSYFAELELPVLAGLSRKSMFGKLLNRDTDERLAASLSGALLCAQQGAQIIRVHDVKETNDVLRVWRAATHGVNE encoded by the coding sequence ATGCTTCAGCTTAAACTTCCTCGTGGTCGTAGACTCGACCTTACGATGCCCCGGATAATGGGGATAGTAAATGTAACTCCTGACTCATTCTCAGATGGCGGCAAGTATTCTCAATCTGACAGCGCTGTCAATCATGGCTTGATCTTATTAGAGCAGGGCGCTGATATTCTGGATATTGGTGGCGAGTCAACACGACCGGGTGCGCCTGATGTGTCGTTAGAGCAGGAGCTTAGCCGAGTTATTCCAGTGATTGAAGGCCTTCGTGCGCAGTCCGATTGCATTATTTCGATTGATACCAGCAAAGCTGAGGTGATGGCAGCTGCGATAGAAGCTGGTGCAGACATCATCAACGATGTCAGAGCTTTACAAACGCCTGGTGCACTCGAGGTTGCTGCTCGCTATGACAGCGTCGCTGTTTGCCTGATGCATATGCAGGGTCAGCCCAGAACAATGCAAATCGCTCCTACCTATCAGGACCTGTTTGAGGATATTCGCAGTTTTTTTGAGTCACGTATTACTAGCTGTGAGGAAGCTGGTGTAGCACGTGAGCGCCTTATTATTGATCCAGGTTTTGGTTTTGGGAAAACGCTGGAGCACAACTTCTCGCTGTTAGGGCAGTTATCATATTTTGCTGAACTGGAACTTCCTGTTCTGGCCGGACTATCCCGGAAATCTATGTTTGGCAAATTACTTAATCGGGATACAGATGAGCGCCTGGCTGCAAGCCTCAGCGGAGCATTATTATGTGCTCAGCAGGGTGCGCAGATCATACGTGTTCATGATGTAAAAGAAACCAATGATGTGCTGCGGGTTTGGCGCGCAGCAACGCATGGAGTAAATGAATGA
- the ftsH gene encoding ATP-dependent zinc metalloprotease FtsH, with protein MAKNLILWLVIAVVLMTVFQSFNGGEQADRQTSYTQFVNEVRSGVVRDVNIDRTAGTITGIKNNGERFQTIMPLYDDDLINDLLKNDVNVKGVAPEEQSFLANIFISWFPMLLLIGVWIFFMRQMQGGGGKGAMSFGKSKARLMGEDQVKTTFADVAGCDEAKEDVTELVDFLRDPSKFQKLGGNIPKGVLMVGPPGTGKTLLAKAVAGEAKVPFFTISGSDFVEMFVGVGASRVRDMFDQAKKAAPCIIFIDEIDAVGRKRGAGMGGGHDEREQTLNQMLVEMDGFEGNEGIIVIAATNRPDVLDPALLRPGRFDRQVVVGLPDVRGREQILNVHMRKVPLDENVEASVIARGTPGFSGADLANLVNEAALFAARGNKRKVSMAEFDAAKDKIMMGAERKSMVMSEKEKEMTAYHEAGHAIVGRLVPEHDPVYKVSIIPRGRALGVTMYLPEQDRVSHSKEHLESMLSSLYGGRIAEAIIYGDDKVTTGASNDIERATDIARKMVTQWGLSPKLGPQMYMEEQGEMFMGGGSSRMAGVSDETAKLIDAEIKDFVTRNYDRAEQILKDNMDILHAMKDALMKYETIDAGQIDDLMERKEVRPPRDAHDRKPSDNGNAQKQTSASSNDDNRESESAPGSELDDKS; from the coding sequence ATGGCGAAGAACTTAATACTCTGGCTGGTAATAGCTGTCGTGCTAATGACCGTATTTCAGAGCTTCAATGGTGGCGAACAAGCGGATCGCCAAACTAGTTACACTCAGTTTGTGAACGAAGTGCGCAGCGGTGTCGTCCGCGATGTCAACATCGACCGGACAGCTGGCACAATTACAGGGATCAAAAACAATGGTGAGCGTTTCCAAACTATTATGCCATTGTACGACGATGATCTGATTAACGACTTACTTAAGAACGATGTAAACGTTAAAGGCGTTGCACCAGAAGAGCAGTCGTTCCTGGCCAATATCTTTATCTCCTGGTTCCCAATGCTTTTGTTAATTGGTGTATGGATATTCTTCATGCGTCAGATGCAAGGGGGCGGTGGCAAAGGCGCCATGTCATTTGGTAAAAGTAAAGCCCGTCTAATGGGCGAGGATCAGGTAAAAACTACATTTGCGGACGTTGCAGGCTGTGACGAGGCAAAAGAAGACGTGACTGAGTTGGTTGACTTCTTACGCGACCCATCTAAGTTTCAAAAGCTTGGCGGTAACATCCCTAAGGGGGTGTTGATGGTTGGTCCTCCTGGTACAGGTAAAACCTTGCTGGCAAAGGCTGTTGCTGGCGAGGCAAAGGTTCCATTCTTCACCATTTCTGGCTCAGACTTCGTAGAAATGTTTGTGGGTGTGGGTGCGTCACGTGTACGTGATATGTTTGATCAAGCTAAAAAAGCGGCTCCTTGTATTATTTTCATCGACGAAATCGATGCCGTTGGTCGTAAACGTGGTGCCGGTATGGGCGGTGGTCACGATGAGCGTGAACAGACTCTCAACCAAATGCTCGTAGAAATGGATGGCTTTGAAGGTAATGAAGGGATTATCGTAATTGCTGCGACGAACCGTCCCGATGTACTTGACCCGGCATTGCTTCGTCCTGGCCGTTTTGACCGTCAGGTTGTTGTAGGCTTGCCAGATGTACGTGGTCGGGAGCAAATTCTGAACGTACACATGCGTAAAGTACCTCTTGATGAAAATGTTGAGGCATCAGTCATTGCACGCGGTACACCTGGTTTCTCAGGTGCTGACCTGGCTAACCTGGTTAATGAAGCTGCGCTATTTGCAGCCCGTGGTAACAAACGTAAAGTGAGCATGGCTGAGTTTGACGCAGCCAAAGACAAGATCATGATGGGTGCTGAGCGCAAATCTATGGTTATGTCCGAGAAAGAAAAAGAAATGACTGCCTACCATGAAGCCGGTCACGCTATTGTAGGTCGACTGGTACCAGAACATGACCCTGTCTACAAAGTGTCTATCATTCCGCGTGGTCGAGCGCTGGGTGTCACTATGTATTTGCCTGAGCAGGATAGAGTCAGTCACTCAAAAGAACATCTTGAGTCTATGCTTTCCAGTCTTTACGGCGGTCGTATTGCTGAAGCCATTATTTATGGTGATGATAAAGTAACAACCGGTGCCAGTAATGATATTGAGCGAGCAACAGACATCGCTCGTAAGATGGTGACACAATGGGGCTTGAGTCCGAAGTTGGGTCCACAAATGTACATGGAAGAACAGGGTGAAATGTTCATGGGTGGCGGGTCATCTCGTATGGCTGGTGTATCAGATGAAACGGCTAAGCTTATCGATGCTGAAATTAAGGACTTTGTAACTCGCAACTACGATAGAGCGGAGCAAATTCTTAAGGACAATATGGATATCCTACACGCTATGAAAGATGCATTGATGAAGTATGAAACAATCGATGCAGGTCAGATTGACGACTTGATGGAACGAAAAGAAGTGCGTCCACCCAGAGATGCCCATGATCGTAAGCCGTCAGACAATGGTAATGCCCAGAAACAAACTAGCGCGAGCAGCAACGATGACAATCGCGAAAGTGAATCTGCGCCGGGTTCAGAACTTGATGATAAGTCCTAA
- the rlmE gene encoding 23S rRNA (uridine(2552)-2'-O)-methyltransferase RlmE → MANKKHSASSKRWLKEHVEDPYVHEAQKRGYRSRAVFKLEEIQQKDKLFKPGMHVVDLGAAPGSWSQYLAEQVGDKGEVIACDILPMDSLPGVAFLQGDFREEAVLGALLDRIGGKNIDVVCSDMAPNMSGNTVIDQAGSMYLVELAFDMCHQVLKPNGAFTVKVFQGEGFDQFVQDVRNAFKVVKIRKPKASRPRSREVYIVATGYKL, encoded by the coding sequence ATGGCAAATAAAAAGCACTCAGCGAGCTCCAAACGCTGGTTAAAAGAACATGTTGAAGATCCTTATGTTCATGAGGCACAAAAACGGGGCTACCGCTCTCGTGCCGTCTTCAAACTTGAAGAGATCCAACAAAAAGACAAATTGTTTAAACCGGGCATGCATGTGGTTGACCTGGGAGCTGCACCTGGAAGCTGGTCACAGTATCTGGCGGAACAGGTGGGTGATAAGGGGGAAGTGATCGCGTGTGATATTTTGCCAATGGACTCTTTACCAGGCGTTGCATTTCTTCAGGGCGACTTTCGTGAGGAGGCTGTTTTGGGCGCCTTGCTAGACCGAATTGGCGGCAAAAATATTGATGTGGTATGTTCGGACATGGCGCCTAATATGAGCGGTAATACTGTGATAGATCAGGCGGGCAGTATGTACCTGGTTGAGCTAGCGTTCGACATGTGTCATCAGGTGCTCAAGCCTAACGGCGCTTTTACTGTTAAAGTGTTTCAGGGTGAAGGCTTTGATCAATTTGTACAGGATGTGCGTAATGCCTTTAAAGTGGTTAAAATCCGCAAGCCAAAAGCGTCACGCCCCCGATCTCGTGAAGTATATATAGTGGCGACGGGCTACAAACTGTAG
- the yhbY gene encoding ribosome assembly RNA-binding protein YhbY, whose amino-acid sequence MTLSNKQKQYLKGLAHDLKPVVLLGGNGLTEGVLLEIEQCLDIHELIKVKVPTNDRETKQLIFDAIVRETGAHKVQVIGHIIVLYRQSEDKKIQLPRQ is encoded by the coding sequence ATGACATTATCAAATAAACAGAAGCAGTACCTAAAAGGGTTAGCACACGACCTAAAACCTGTTGTTTTGCTCGGCGGTAACGGGCTGACAGAGGGGGTTCTGTTAGAGATTGAGCAATGTTTAGACATTCACGAACTCATTAAAGTAAAAGTCCCAACTAATGACCGTGAGACCAAACAGCTTATCTTTGACGCCATTGTTCGTGAGACAGGCGCTCATAAAGTTCAGGTGATCGGACACATCATTGTGCTATATCGCCAAAGCGAAGACAAAAAAATTCAACTTCCTCGCCAGTAG
- a CDS encoding serine hydrolase domain-containing protein, translated as MSSAKLHDIMCSVLMNRIIMKSLHHLIIAFALTTWVVQASPGCEQQRWEQFVNAYSKQLKQKLKEKSIPGAALSIVHREHGEHIVGIGVTKVRKGQKVTANTRFRLASVSKTFAGSLTAKLAAQGVLDIEDTVAEHLPIFTNSAYGEAKLYHLLSHSSGLVPNAYDNLIESRMSYDKIYPKLVDVEHICRPGICYGYQNVMFSLIGDVIKQSTRLSYESWLEHFFFAPLGMKDAGLGHAHMTKDDNFAAPHVRGKKRWHTAKLKPHYYKVAPAAGVNASAADMSQWLKAQLGIYPSVLSLDALTIQSRPYTRTKRELRRRVWRNYVEQAHYGLGWRIYSFSGELMYYHSGWVQGYRTDVAVLPELGIGFSLLLNAESGVINGLSTEFIRQAIEFSRTAETQADG; from the coding sequence GTGAGCAGTGCCAAACTTCATGATATTATGTGCAGCGTGTTAATGAATCGGATCATTATGAAGTCACTGCATCATCTTATTATTGCATTCGCACTGACGACCTGGGTCGTTCAGGCTAGCCCAGGCTGCGAGCAGCAGCGCTGGGAGCAATTTGTGAACGCATATTCTAAGCAACTCAAACAAAAACTAAAAGAAAAATCGATACCGGGCGCAGCATTGAGCATTGTGCACCGCGAGCATGGTGAGCATATTGTCGGAATAGGCGTAACCAAAGTCAGAAAAGGACAAAAAGTCACGGCCAATACGCGTTTTCGTTTAGCGTCTGTTTCTAAAACATTTGCAGGTTCCCTAACCGCAAAGCTGGCTGCGCAGGGTGTGCTCGATATCGAAGATACAGTTGCAGAGCACCTGCCTATTTTTACCAATAGTGCATACGGCGAAGCGAAGTTATACCACCTGTTGAGCCACTCCAGTGGTCTGGTGCCAAATGCATATGACAACTTGATTGAGTCCAGGATGAGTTATGACAAAATTTATCCGAAACTGGTTGATGTGGAACACATTTGCAGACCTGGCATCTGTTACGGCTATCAGAATGTTATGTTCAGTCTCATCGGCGATGTCATTAAGCAAAGCACTCGGTTGAGTTACGAGTCCTGGCTTGAGCATTTTTTCTTTGCGCCTTTGGGTATGAAAGATGCGGGTTTAGGACATGCGCATATGACCAAAGACGATAATTTTGCAGCACCTCATGTCCGGGGTAAAAAGCGCTGGCATACCGCAAAGTTAAAACCTCATTACTATAAAGTAGCACCCGCAGCGGGCGTGAATGCCAGTGCTGCGGATATGAGCCAATGGTTGAAGGCGCAACTGGGTATTTATCCATCGGTACTATCACTGGACGCACTGACCATTCAGTCTCGACCTTACACGCGCACAAAGCGTGAGTTGCGTCGGCGTGTATGGCGTAACTACGTTGAACAAGCGCATTACGGTCTGGGATGGCGCATATATAGTTTTTCTGGCGAGTTAATGTATTATCACAGCGGCTGGGTGCAGGGCTACCGGACAGATGTGGCTGTGTTACCTGAATTGGGGATTGGGTTCAGCCTGCTACTAAATGCAGAAAGCGGTGTTATCAATGGCCTGAGTACAGAGTTCATTCGTCAGGCCATCGAATTTAGTAGAACAGCTGAAACGCAGGCTGACGGGTAG
- a CDS encoding HAMP domain-containing sensor histidine kinase: protein MKKLYLYLLASALISIVVLGWLLDTLSQQAEPAEDAFAWQAKLLYGVTNQSASIPETLRPAYMEQVSKDFDLPITYSTGDSLALPVELKNQMMQPEGLLLEDDMGYYLLKSAPSLAPDYLELRLEKPPEQYDSDVFLTLAFYAGICTFMWVILAPLAKRLAVLVSAAKQFASGDLSARIEVNHFTYIKDLELTFNRMANQIEKLLAENKLMASSLSHDIRTPVACLRFGFDAAFEEDDIEQVHALMHRMEKDLDQMEDMLASYLSFATLEQKSHLLKFAPTKLDGYIRHVVEQMTPKLTNKQINASVSVPAHLQLDADPHWLARAISNLLSNACDFANKQIIVSAQQLDHQIEIRVEDDGPGIEEENWAKVFDPFFQEQGHRNRAGKSYGLGLAIVAKVVDWHHGQASVSRSDLLGGAKFTLTFPCKAPRNTVKAD from the coding sequence ATGAAAAAGCTCTATCTTTATCTTTTAGCCAGCGCCCTGATCTCAATTGTCGTACTGGGCTGGCTGCTTGATACTCTGAGCCAACAAGCTGAACCTGCTGAAGATGCCTTTGCATGGCAGGCAAAGCTGCTGTATGGCGTAACCAATCAAAGCGCCTCTATTCCCGAAACTTTGCGGCCCGCCTATATGGAGCAGGTCAGTAAGGACTTTGACTTACCCATCACCTACAGCACTGGCGATTCACTGGCACTCCCCGTTGAGCTAAAAAACCAAATGATGCAGCCTGAAGGCTTGCTGCTAGAGGATGACATGGGCTATTACCTGTTGAAGTCAGCCCCTTCACTGGCACCAGACTATCTGGAACTCAGATTAGAGAAACCACCTGAACAGTACGACTCCGATGTCTTTCTCACCTTAGCGTTTTACGCGGGTATTTGTACCTTTATGTGGGTTATTTTAGCCCCACTGGCGAAGCGACTTGCCGTGCTGGTCAGTGCTGCGAAACAGTTTGCCAGTGGTGATTTAAGTGCCCGAATAGAGGTCAATCATTTTACCTATATAAAAGACCTGGAGCTCACCTTTAATCGCATGGCAAATCAAATAGAAAAGCTGCTAGCAGAAAACAAGTTGATGGCCTCCAGTCTATCTCATGATATTCGTACTCCGGTAGCCTGTTTACGCTTTGGCTTTGATGCGGCTTTTGAGGAAGACGACATTGAGCAGGTTCATGCCCTGATGCACAGAATGGAAAAAGATCTCGACCAGATGGAAGACATGTTGGCGAGCTACTTGTCCTTTGCCACACTCGAGCAAAAATCACACCTACTCAAATTCGCGCCCACTAAACTGGACGGTTATATCCGTCATGTGGTTGAACAAATGACGCCCAAATTGACTAACAAACAAATCAATGCCAGTGTTTCGGTCCCTGCTCACTTACAGTTAGATGCCGACCCTCACTGGCTGGCAAGAGCCATCTCCAATTTGCTCAGTAATGCCTGCGATTTTGCCAATAAACAGATAATAGTCAGCGCACAGCAATTGGATCATCAGATTGAAATACGGGTCGAAGATGATGGGCCGGGTATAGAAGAAGAAAACTGGGCCAAAGTATTTGACCCGTTTTTTCAGGAACAAGGGCACCGTAATCGCGCAGGCAAAAGCTATGGCCTGGGCCTGGCAATTGTTGCAAAAGTAGTTGACTGGCACCACGGTCAGGCTAGTGTCAGCAGGTCCGACCTGCTAGGCGGCGCTAAATTCACGCTGACTTTTCCCTGTAAAGCACCGAGAAATACTGTCAAGGCTGACTGA
- a CDS encoding sodium-dependent transporter has product MSTVRGEFSSRFGFIMAAAGSAVGLGNIWGFPTQTASNGGAAFVLMYLILAFCLAYPALMAELVIGRHGQANAVSSLQKLGNNPIQKKFAFFVGFGGIICAGLILSFYAIVAGWMLSATIEPVASTVGATGTAQWLSEQSLVRDLGFTLIFVALTISIISKGVENGIEKWSKRLMPALLIILFSLIAYVLTQEGATTGLKAYLVPDFSSLLDPGLLVSALGQAFFSLSLGTSVMIIYGSYISKQENLVSLGAYVTLIDVFIAFVAGLLIIPAMYVAQAQGVEIFSATGQLLSEDTLVFQVLPALFEGMGGVGVFVGFAFFALMSIAALTSSISMLEAPVSYAVEKFALARTQATWIIGGIIAAVSVTIILNFSTLFGLVVKLTTQFGQPLLGMFCCIFVGWIWHRQKLLSEIQEGHPEVASSLFWRIWPLYIKFVCPLAIALVFINSL; this is encoded by the coding sequence ATGAGCACTGTGCGCGGAGAGTTCAGCTCTCGCTTCGGATTCATTATGGCTGCAGCAGGCTCTGCTGTTGGCCTGGGAAACATTTGGGGTTTCCCGACTCAAACCGCCAGTAACGGGGGTGCCGCTTTTGTATTAATGTATTTGATCCTAGCGTTTTGTCTGGCCTATCCCGCTTTGATGGCTGAACTGGTTATTGGTCGTCACGGCCAGGCAAATGCGGTCTCGTCGTTGCAAAAACTTGGAAATAACCCGATACAGAAGAAATTCGCGTTTTTCGTCGGCTTTGGCGGCATCATTTGTGCCGGCCTGATCCTGAGCTTTTACGCCATTGTGGCAGGCTGGATGCTCAGTGCTACCATAGAGCCTGTCGCCAGTACAGTCGGTGCCACTGGCACCGCTCAATGGTTGTCAGAGCAATCTCTGGTGAGAGATCTTGGCTTTACCCTAATTTTTGTGGCGCTGACTATCTCAATCATTAGTAAAGGGGTCGAAAATGGCATTGAGAAATGGTCTAAACGTCTGATGCCAGCCCTGTTGATTATACTATTCTCTTTAATTGCGTATGTGCTTACTCAGGAAGGCGCGACAACAGGTTTAAAAGCCTATCTGGTTCCTGATTTTTCTTCTTTGCTCGACCCTGGCTTACTTGTCAGTGCACTCGGTCAGGCTTTCTTCTCTTTGTCGCTGGGTACCAGTGTTATGATCATTTATGGCTCATATATCAGTAAGCAGGAAAACCTGGTTTCTCTGGGCGCCTATGTCACCCTAATCGATGTATTTATTGCCTTTGTAGCCGGTTTGCTTATTATCCCGGCTATGTATGTGGCACAGGCTCAGGGGGTGGAGATCTTCTCAGCTACAGGCCAACTCTTATCAGAGGACACCTTAGTATTTCAGGTTCTGCCTGCCCTATTTGAAGGTATGGGCGGTGTGGGTGTATTCGTTGGGTTTGCCTTTTTTGCTCTTATGAGCATTGCAGCGCTCACCAGCTCTATTTCTATGCTGGAGGCACCGGTGTCATACGCAGTCGAGAAGTTTGCCCTGGCCAGAACACAAGCGACCTGGATCATTGGCGGTATAATTGCAGCCGTGAGCGTGACTATCATCCTCAACTTCTCAACCCTGTTTGGCCTGGTTGTTAAACTAACAACGCAATTCGGCCAGCCGTTACTGGGCATGTTCTGCTGTATTTTCGTTGGCTGGATCTGGCACCGTCAGAAACTACTGAGCGAAATCCAGGAAGGTCATCCGGAAGTTGCATCGTCTCTGTTCTGGCGGATCTGGCCACTGTACATAAAGTTCGTCTGCCCGCTGGCAATCGCGCTGGTCTTTATCAACTCTCTGTAA
- the pgl gene encoding 6-phosphogluconolactonase codes for MAQLNEAFFDSKEAMTEKLAELLSSTLSDAIASDGRATMLVSGGSSPAPAYRHLSNLPLSWDKVTVAMVDERWVDADHEKSNEAFINATLLQNEASTAEFVTMKNAEATAVAGQATCEKAYTALKAPFDITILGMGPDGHTASLFPHAEGLEQALQTSDLVCAINAKQSEVTGSITERMSLTLAGIAHTKHAVLLISGEAKRAVYEEAKQPGSELDIPLRAVLNHPQLKLSVFWCP; via the coding sequence ATGGCACAGCTGAACGAAGCGTTTTTTGATAGCAAAGAGGCGATGACGGAAAAACTGGCAGAACTTCTGAGCAGTACACTCAGTGATGCGATTGCGTCAGACGGTCGTGCAACCATGCTGGTGTCTGGTGGCTCGTCACCAGCTCCGGCCTACAGACACTTGTCAAACCTGCCATTGTCATGGGACAAGGTCACCGTGGCTATGGTTGATGAGCGCTGGGTCGACGCAGATCATGAAAAGTCCAACGAAGCTTTCATCAACGCGACTTTGCTACAAAACGAAGCAAGCACCGCTGAGTTTGTGACCATGAAAAATGCCGAAGCAACGGCAGTGGCTGGTCAGGCTACCTGTGAAAAAGCTTATACAGCGTTGAAAGCACCGTTCGACATAACCATTCTTGGAATGGGCCCGGACGGTCATACTGCCTCTTTGTTTCCTCACGCAGAGGGGCTTGAGCAGGCACTACAAACGTCTGATCTTGTTTGCGCAATCAATGCTAAACAAAGTGAAGTTACAGGGAGTATCACTGAGCGTATGAGCCTGACACTGGCAGGCATTGCTCATACAAAACATGCAGTGTTACTTATCAGTGGAGAGGCTAAGCGCGCCGTGTATGAAGAGGCGAAGCAACCAGGCTCTGAACTAGATATTCCATTGCGGGCTGTGCTAAATCATCCGCAGCTTAAGCTCAGCGTGTTCTGGTGTCCTTAA
- the zwf gene encoding glucose-6-phosphate dehydrogenase: MLNPFDIVIFGGGGDLALRKLLPAMYRAYQEGNLPEGSRVLPTVRAQEQREQYLATAEQALQSHLSEGEFNAKDWKAFSQFLVPVVVNVTASDDNWDVLKDILDTDGEEKSRVFYLSLPPAVYGTCCELLSQKNLITENSRVVVEKPIGYCGKSAEEINGKIAQFFDESQIFRIDHYLGKETVQNLMALRFANALFENLWDAKSIDNIQISISETVGLESRAGFYDKAGALRDMVQNHLLQLLCLVAMESPSKLNANSIRAEKLKVLEALRPLVGEDVDDNVVRGQYVPGDLNGKLVPGYLEELGEGSSTTETFVAIRAHIDNWRWAGVPFYLRTGKRMKKRCAEIVVEYKPVSHNVYDPSVGPIQPNRLEIRLQPEESIQLTLMSKRLDNLEMQLQPVTLNIELSQQYSKGFHSDAYKRLMLDAAANNPALFIHRDEVRQAWQWIDPIVARWQEKGTPSLYRAGSWGPEAADELLEENNHAWFNVGEKA; this comes from the coding sequence ATGCTTAATCCTTTTGATATCGTAATTTTTGGTGGGGGCGGCGACTTAGCGTTACGAAAGTTGTTACCTGCAATGTATCGTGCGTATCAAGAAGGTAATTTACCTGAAGGCTCACGCGTATTGCCTACCGTCCGTGCACAAGAACAAAGAGAACAATACCTCGCCACGGCAGAGCAGGCACTTCAATCTCACCTTAGTGAAGGGGAGTTTAATGCCAAAGACTGGAAAGCCTTTTCGCAATTCCTGGTGCCTGTGGTTGTCAATGTGACCGCGTCAGATGATAACTGGGATGTTCTGAAAGATATTCTGGACACAGATGGCGAGGAAAAGTCTCGTGTCTTCTATTTGTCCTTACCACCTGCTGTGTATGGTACCTGCTGTGAGCTGCTGTCGCAGAAAAACCTGATCACTGAAAATTCTCGAGTAGTGGTTGAAAAGCCAATTGGTTACTGTGGGAAGTCGGCGGAAGAAATAAACGGTAAGATTGCACAGTTCTTTGATGAGAGCCAGATCTTCCGTATTGACCACTACTTAGGTAAAGAAACCGTACAGAACCTGATGGCATTGCGTTTTGCTAACGCTTTGTTTGAAAACCTCTGGGATGCCAAGTCAATTGACAACATTCAGATCAGCATCTCTGAAACCGTTGGCCTCGAAAGCCGTGCTGGCTTCTATGATAAGGCCGGCGCATTGCGCGATATGGTTCAAAACCACTTGTTGCAGTTGCTATGCCTAGTTGCTATGGAATCTCCATCAAAGTTAAATGCCAATAGCATACGTGCCGAAAAGCTTAAGGTGCTTGAAGCGCTACGTCCTTTGGTTGGTGAAGATGTTGATGACAATGTGGTACGTGGACAGTACGTACCCGGCGACCTGAACGGTAAACTAGTGCCTGGCTACCTTGAAGAGCTGGGCGAAGGTTCCAGTACAACTGAAACCTTTGTTGCTATCCGTGCGCACATAGATAACTGGCGCTGGGCGGGTGTACCATTTTATCTCAGAACAGGTAAGCGGATGAAAAAGCGTTGTGCTGAGATAGTGGTTGAATACAAGCCGGTATCTCACAATGTTTACGACCCAAGTGTTGGCCCGATCCAGCCAAACCGCCTTGAAATCCGTCTGCAGCCTGAAGAAAGCATTCAGTTAACTTTGATGTCAAAGCGTCTTGATAATCTGGAAATGCAACTACAGCCGGTTACTTTGAACATTGAGCTCAGTCAGCAATACAGCAAGGGGTTCCACTCAGATGCGTACAAGCGTCTGATGCTGGACGCGGCAGCAAATAACCCGGCACTGTTTATTCACCGTGATGAAGTTCGACAGGCCTGGCAATGGATCGACCCAATTGTGGCACGTTGGCAGGAAAAAGGCACACCATCACTATATCGTGCGGGTTCATGGGGCCCTGAAGCGGCTGATGAGCTACTGGAAGAAAATAACCATGCCTGGTTCAATGTGGGAGAAAAAGCATAA